The Methanoculleus marisnigri JR1 genome window below encodes:
- a CDS encoding DUF4350 domain-containing protein → MRRIRGYTIPVLALLLFVALVAAVHVSTTTLEYSRHNIQWNGTSLFFDRLDAGGAVAITDYTRLDGYTGSLFLIIAPSGNLTDEDVSMIDRYLQAGNMVLIADDTGTGNEILTGLESGIEISPGNLSSLDREYRDPAALTGTVSHPHPLLADVTTVQFNHPSAVAGGVPLVNTSRLSWVDTNGNQRPDADESMKTFAICAFERRGSGELVVLADPEIFINSMSGLGTGLDNDRLLLNILEAYPVVLYDRTQSRTADTDGMVAMVQWLKTTPLRDLLAAAVIAVATLAVIRRAR, encoded by the coding sequence GTGAGGAGGATTAGGGGTTACACGATCCCGGTCCTTGCCCTCCTCCTCTTCGTGGCTCTGGTGGCGGCGGTTCACGTCTCCACGACAACTCTCGAGTACAGCCGCCACAACATCCAGTGGAACGGAACGTCGCTCTTCTTCGACAGGCTTGATGCAGGGGGTGCCGTGGCGATCACGGATTATACCCGGCTCGACGGGTATACCGGTTCGCTGTTCCTGATCATCGCACCATCGGGGAACCTGACGGACGAAGACGTATCCATGATCGACCGCTACCTGCAGGCGGGGAACATGGTTCTTATCGCCGACGATACCGGCACCGGGAACGAGATCCTCACCGGGCTTGAGAGCGGTATCGAGATCAGTCCCGGCAACCTCTCCAGCCTCGACAGAGAGTACCGGGACCCGGCAGCCCTGACCGGCACCGTCTCCCACCCCCATCCGCTCCTCGCCGACGTCACCACGGTCCAGTTCAACCACCCTTCGGCGGTGGCAGGCGGCGTCCCTCTGGTCAACACCTCCCGGCTCAGCTGGGTGGACACCAACGGCAACCAGCGTCCCGATGCAGATGAGTCGATGAAAACGTTTGCGATTTGTGCGTTCGAACGAAGAGGCAGCGGAGAACTGGTGGTTCTCGCGGACCCGGAGATATTCATCAATTCGATGTCCGGTCTCGGCACCGGATTGGACAACGATCGGCTTCTTCTGAACATCCTGGAGGCGTATCCGGTAGTCCTCTACGACAGAACGCAGAGCAGGACCGCGGATACGGACGGCATGGTCGCGATGGTGCAGTGGCTGAAGACCACGCCCTTGCGGGATCTTCTTGCGGCGGCAGTGATCGCCGTCGCGACGCTTGCCGTCATCCGGCGGGCGCGATAG
- a CDS encoding glycosyltransferase, producing MCLSVVPVAVGLSVDRGETVAPGDCTGSAAGLVEPVIRNNDNGERGGVLAGDPVDCRRRPLWKRGRPALAAIIPVYDEERVIGSVVLQVKEHADRVIIVDDGSADRTAAIAPLGLKMTEVPISVTYDVPHKDKTFVPIIERGKRRATGSPVGEEAGKGERRSSRWPERI from the coding sequence ATGTGTCTGTCGGTTGTTCCCGTTGCGGTTGGCCTGTCTGTGGATAGGGGGGAGACGGTTGCTCCGGGCGACTGCACCGGGAGCGCGGCCGGCTTGGTCGAGCCGGTCATCCGGAACAACGATAACGGCGAGAGAGGAGGCGTTCTTGCCGGGGACCCGGTGGACTGCAGGAGGCGACCGCTATGGAAGCGAGGACGTCCGGCCCTTGCTGCCATTATCCCGGTCTACGATGAGGAGCGGGTTATCGGGAGTGTGGTCCTTCAGGTGAAGGAGCACGCCGACCGGGTGATCATCGTTGATGACGGCTCCGCGGACCGGACCGCCGCGATCGCCCCTCTCGGCTTGAAGATGACCGAGGTCCCGATCTCGGTCACCTACGACGTCCCCCATAAGGACAAGACGTTTGTGCCGATTATCGAGCGGGGGAAGAGGAGAGCGACTGGTTCCCCGGTTGGTGAGGAGGCTGGAAAGGGTGAGCGAAGGAGTTCTCGCTGGCCCGAGAGGATCTGA
- a CDS encoding glycosyltransferase family 4 protein, with protein sequence MRILRVTSDLYPYVVGGLGVHAREMSKSQVKLGHEVTILTTSMADRMPDNLDGFRVACFKNNAKLLGNTISLGLLFKLFRIRKSYDIIHAHSHLFFSTNVCALIRKIGSSPLVITNHGIMSASAPDWFNLLYLKTIGRWTLNTADRIICYTEEEKENLISILHIPESKIAVIPNGINTKQFHPRAGDHAADTINLLWVGRFVKGKGVEYIVQAMDILVKEIPSLHLTLIGEGPERDCIRELIESLELDNNINIIDFVPYDEMPWFFQDSDIFVLPSLHEGVPRTALEAMSCELPVVISDLPHLRDLIDGGGVMFPKKDVQALVDHLRVLIFDDDKRTKMGRNAREKIVWEYSWERIVARTLNVYQEVISSAH encoded by the coding sequence TTGAGGATACTCCGTGTCACCAGCGATCTCTATCCCTATGTCGTAGGAGGTTTGGGGGTGCATGCTCGAGAGATGTCCAAGTCCCAGGTGAAGTTGGGGCATGAGGTGACCATACTCACAACGAGTATGGCTGATAGAATGCCGGATAATCTGGACGGGTTCCGGGTAGCCTGTTTTAAGAATAACGCGAAACTGCTGGGCAACACCATAAGCTTAGGGTTGCTCTTCAAACTATTCCGAATCCGCAAGAGTTACGATATCATTCATGCGCATTCCCACCTTTTCTTCTCGACCAATGTCTGTGCCCTGATCAGAAAGATCGGTTCATCCCCGTTGGTGATCACCAACCATGGAATCATGTCCGCCAGCGCCCCCGACTGGTTCAACCTGCTCTATCTCAAAACAATCGGGAGGTGGACACTGAATACCGCAGACAGGATTATCTGTTATACCGAGGAGGAGAAGGAAAACCTCATCAGCATTCTCCACATCCCCGAATCGAAAATTGCTGTGATTCCAAATGGTATTAATACAAAACAATTTCATCCCCGGGCGGGTGATCATGCTGCAGATACGATCAACCTCCTCTGGGTGGGTAGATTCGTTAAAGGAAAAGGTGTGGAGTATATCGTGCAGGCAATGGATATTCTGGTCAAGGAAATACCGAGCCTGCACCTGACTCTGATTGGGGAAGGGCCGGAGAGGGATTGTATCCGCGAACTTATTGAGAGCCTGGAATTAGACAATAATATCAATATCATCGATTTTGTTCCCTATGATGAGATGCCCTGGTTTTTCCAGGATTCTGATATCTTTGTGCTCCCAAGCCTGCACGAAGGGGTACCTCGAACAGCACTGGAGGCGATGTCCTGTGAGTTACCTGTCGTGATCTCCGACTTGCCCCATTTGAGAGACCTGATCGATGGCGGGGGCGTGATGTTTCCGAAGAAGGATGTCCAGGCTCTTGTTGATCATCTCCGGGTTCTTATCTTCGATGACGATAAACGGACAAAGATGGGACGGAACGCCAGGGAGAAGATCGTGTGGGAGTATTCGTGGGAGCGGATCGTTGCCAGAACACTCAATGTTTATCAGGAAGTCATTTCAAGTGCACATTGA
- a CDS encoding phenylacetate--CoA ligase family protein, with product MKQQWLKPEELDAVQVKMLRGILKHAYANVPLYRDKFRSTGVYPDDIKCVEDLQKLPLTTKNDVQESFPSRILPPGTDLSRCWISRTSGSTGIPFRMVYGTRDEDYQKAVALRPNLSCGQNLRDRWAVFTSPSHVVKKKWFQKLRIFTPEFVSLFDKPDDQIQALKQINPDVIDGYASSIHLVAKRLQETGTDGIHPRLIYSTSELLTQDMRRCIETTFGVDVLDQFGCVELGRTAWECHEHAGYHIDCDAVVMEFLRDGSAVAPGERGEMVYTGLYNYTMPLIRYAVGDVGVPSDEICPCGRGLPLMKLIEGRSDAFMKVPNGQIFSPIIWTVLMREIPGIGQFKVIQERIDRLNVLVVKGSDFSGATIPQIQREIKAAMGEEMVVDVDIVEEIPRDPSGKVRCAVSKVEIQ from the coding sequence ATGAAACAACAATGGTTGAAGCCGGAGGAGCTGGATGCCGTTCAGGTAAAGATGCTCAGGGGGATACTAAAGCATGCCTATGCAAATGTGCCGCTATACCGCGATAAATTCCGATCGACAGGTGTATACCCTGATGATATTAAGTGCGTCGAGGACCTGCAAAAACTTCCATTGACAACTAAAAATGATGTCCAGGAAAGTTTTCCTTCCAGAATACTGCCGCCGGGCACCGATCTCAGCAGGTGCTGGATCTCCCGGACAAGCGGTTCGACAGGTATCCCGTTCAGGATGGTCTATGGCACGAGAGATGAGGATTACCAGAAAGCTGTTGCTCTCCGGCCAAACCTGAGTTGTGGCCAAAATCTTCGAGACCGATGGGCCGTTTTCACCTCCCCGAGCCATGTCGTGAAAAAGAAATGGTTCCAGAAACTGCGAATTTTCACCCCTGAATTTGTTTCATTGTTTGATAAGCCCGATGATCAAATCCAGGCTTTAAAACAGATTAATCCGGATGTTATCGACGGGTATGCATCATCAATTCATCTGGTTGCAAAAAGGTTGCAGGAAACTGGTACCGATGGGATACACCCGAGACTGATCTACAGCACATCCGAACTGCTCACTCAAGATATGCGCCGTTGTATCGAGACTACCTTTGGAGTGGATGTTCTTGACCAGTTCGGGTGCGTCGAACTTGGCCGGACCGCCTGGGAATGTCATGAACATGCCGGATATCATATCGACTGTGATGCGGTAGTTATGGAATTTCTACGGGACGGTTCGGCGGTTGCCCCGGGGGAGCGAGGGGAAATGGTGTACACGGGATTGTACAATTACACAATGCCGTTAATCAGGTACGCCGTTGGGGATGTCGGTGTTCCCAGCGATGAGATCTGTCCCTGCGGCCGGGGACTGCCGCTGATGAAACTTATTGAGGGACGCTCTGATGCCTTTATGAAAGTTCCCAACGGGCAGATCTTCTCTCCCATTATCTGGACGGTGCTCATGAGGGAGATCCCCGGCATTGGACAATTCAAGGTAATCCAGGAGAGAATTGACCGCCTGAATGTGTTGGTCGTTAAGGGTTCGGATTTTTCAGGGGCAACGATCCCGCAGATTCAACGAGAGATCAAGGCTGCCATGGGTGAGGAGATGGTGGTTGACGTGGATATCGTTGAGGAGATCCCGCGGGACCCTTCGGGAAAGGTCAGATGTGCTGTCTCAAAGGTGGAAATTCAATGA